Proteins co-encoded in one Megalops cyprinoides isolate fMegCyp1 chromosome 1, fMegCyp1.pri, whole genome shotgun sequence genomic window:
- the srp68 gene encoding signal recognition particle subunit SRP68: MAVEKHVEAKLVGMDENKENSADQGLSLEILQIIKDSQQQHGLRHGDYQRYRGYCSRRLRRLRKTLGFKMGNRHKFTGKKVTVEMLSDNRYLLLVLMEAERAWSYAMQLKQEANTEPRKRFHLLSRLRKAAKHGEHLERLCESPRVDAKTKLEAQAYTAYLTGMVQFELQQWKTAMEAFNKCKTICEKLASAFTEEQAVLYHRRVEEISPNIRYCAYNIGDQNAINDLMQMRLSAGGGGSMLVEGLETLITQTRAKQAATMSEVEWRGRTVPVKIDKARIFLLGLADNEAAIAQAADEETKERLYETLLAECRDTIQAVREEIKVDAKQRERAVDSDSGKVSNLQYLHSYLTYIKLWTVVKRNESMAHALHAKLKEPQQDESKRGPRPQDLIRLYDIILQSLAELSGLQGLEEDHTFQKEVSLKTLVYKAYRCFFIAQSYVLVKKWSEALVLYERVLKYAREVQSKAKSLNNSLKDLPDVQELISEVNAEKYSLQAAAILDTGDTPETPQQLQVKDNKPLCERLEAFHLDPALLGKQPNLVQFPPDFQPIPCKPLFFDLALNHVAFPPLDDKVEQKVKGGLTGYIKGIFGFGS; encoded by the exons ATGGCCGTAGAGAAACACGTCGAGGCTAAATTAGTTGGAATGGATGAAAATAAGGAGAATTCCGCCGACCAGGGGCTTAGTTTGGAAA TTCTCCAGATAATTAAGGATTCCCAGCAGCAGCACGGTTTGAGACATGGGGACTACCAGCGATACAG GGGCTACTGTTCACGTCGATTGCGCCGCCTTCGCAAGACCCTGGGTTTCAAAATGGGAAACCGCCACAAGTTCACTGGGAAAAAAGTAACCGTGGAGATGCTGTCTGACAACAG GTATCTGTTGCTCGTCCTGATGGAGGCTGAGCGGGCGTGGAGTTATGCcatgcagctgaagcaggaggCAAACACAGAGCCACGCAAACGCTTCCACCTGCTGTCCCGTCTGCGCAAGGCTGCCAAGCATGGAGAACACCTGGAGCGTCTGTGTGAGAGCCCCAGGGTGGATGCCAAGACTAAGCTGGAGGCCCAG GCCTACACTGCCTACTTGACTGGAATGGTGCAGTTTGAGCTTCAGCAGTGGAAAACGGCAATGGAAGCCTTCAACAAGTGCAA AACAATCTGTGAGAAGCTGGCGAGCGCCTTCACAGAAGAGCAGGCGGTGCTGTACCACAGGCGTGTGGAGGAAATCTCCCCCAACATCCGTTACTGCGCCTACAACATTG GTGACCAGAATGCCATAAACGACCTGATGCAGATGAGGCTGAGCgcgggagggggaggcagcATGTTGGTTGAGGGCCTGGAG ACTCTGATCACCCAGACGAGGGCGAAGCAGGCCGCCACCATGAGCGAGGTGGAGTGGCGCGGGCGCACCGTGCCTGTCAAAATCGACAAGGCCCGCATCTTCCTGCTGGGTCTGGCGGACAACGAGGCAGCCATCGCACAG gcagcCGATGAGGAGACAAAGGAGCGCCTTTATGAGACCCTGCTGGCAGAGTGCAGAGATACCATCCAGGCCGTGCGGGAGGAGATCAAGGTTGACGCG aagcagagagagagggctgtggATTCAGACAGCGGGAAGGTCTCCAACCTGCAGTACCTGCACAG CTATCTGACCTACATCAAGCTGTGGACGGTGGTGAAGCGCAACGAGAGCATGGCCCACGCGCTGCACGCTAAGCTGAAGGAGCCGCAGCAGGACGAGAGCAAGAGGGGCCCGCGGCCCCAGGACCTCATCCGCCTCTACGACATCATCCTGCAG AGTCTGGCTGAGCTGTCTGGCCTTCAGGGCCTGGAGGAGGACCACACTTTCCAGAAGGAGGTGTCCCTGAAGACCCTGGTCTACAAGGCATACAG GTGCTTCTTCATCGCCCAATCCTACGTGCTGGTGAAGAAATGGAGTGAGGCGCTGGTTCTGTATGAGCGGGTTCTGAAGTACGCCCGCGAGGTCCAGTCCAAGGCCAAGAGCCTTAACAACAGTCTGAAG GACCTTCCTGATGTCCAGGAGTTGATCTCCGAGGTCAATGCTGAGAAGTACTCTCTGCAAGCGGCAGCCATTTTGG ACACGGGGGATACTCCAGAAACGCCTCAGCAGTTGCAGGTGAAAGACAACAAG CCCCTCTGTGAGCGACTGGAGGCCTTCCACCTGGACCCCGCCCTTTTGGGCAAGCAGCCCAACCTGGTGCAGTTCCCCCCGGACTTCCAGCCGATCCCCTGCAAACCCCTGTTCTTCGACCTGGCGCTCAATCACGTGGCCTTCCCTCCGCTGGACGACAAGGTTGAGCAGAAGGTCAAGGGCGGCCTGACGGGCTACATCAAGGGAATCTTCGGCTTCGGGAGCTAA